In Citrus sinensis cultivar Valencia sweet orange chromosome 3, DVS_A1.0, whole genome shotgun sequence, the sequence taacttaatgagactttttagataattttgacttaataaaataagtcaatttttttagctttttactttatggagaaatctgaattaagtcaattacttgctaatgtcaaaaatatccctgttttataatttatttttcatgtctatcccaaaactcacacatagacatttaccccatataaaaatatccctattttttctttcttatattatatacgataaaatttaaaatttatggtattttatatattaaaattctaaaaaattatgtattcacttgaatatagttttacttataaatgttaaaatatcgtggtatttaatttattatttatttgacattcaaatttaataaggatacaaatgtaaaagtacatattttcagctttttaagttaaaaaaaacaaacaacttaatacttatttttcgagattcagacaaaaaaataaacatattattcagattcagatatTCAGAtttattcagaattcagattaattcaggtctatttagatttcagacaaaaaaacaaacgacACCTAAGTCTAtaagttttttaatatttaaaggTAAAGTCATTTTATGCTCCACacttatttcataattctttTCACATCTTATTTCAATAACTTTGGGTCAGTGATAGATTCCAATTGCTAATTGTTAGAGATATGGAAATGAAACAATTGGgcaagtaaataatttaattaatttttatatatggatttaattaatttatttagtaagaataaaaaattattttagtaaatatatatttaacatttaGATAGGTCTATagagtaaatttttatttttatttttttaactttgatGATGGGAGTgtgatttaataattaaaaaagaaaaagaaaatagccTCACTCTTTTGTTTaagtctaaaaaattaacataacgGTAGCTAATAAgccaaactttaaaaatatcttatttatttgtaatttcacaACAAAACAAGAATTACAGGTAAATGTgtaattaactcaaaataaaaagcCAAAGGGGAGGGTTGCTTACCCCGGCGGCAAGTAGCAACATAGTTTTGCCCTTTTTCTTAACGGTGTTTTAGAAACATTTGAGGTGTTTCatgatattttcattaatatctgTGGagcttttttcaaatttaagcaAATATGGGGCTACCGTGTGAAAATTATCCCAAGACCGAAAAGTCAAAATCATACATAATAATCAGACTACACGTTAGCACTTAGCAGTTAGCACTTCATACAAAAACAGAcaaaatcatataaaatataagggCATTAACGTAATATCACTAACACAGAACTCAGAGATCACCCCGATGGATTCTCCCCACGTTAAACGCTTTGGAAGCGAACTAAAGAAGCAATCATTatcctttcaaaaaaaaaaacaaaagaagcaaTCATTATCAGCAAGAGTAGATCCCTGACCCTATTGAAATGACCAAATTGCTTAACGGTAATCAACGCGCACCACGAGGATATTCAGGTCATTTCAATGGGGCCGCTTTCCGCTTATGCCTCTCTTGGatacaaatgaaaatagtaagctattatttgtaaaaacGTTAGAACAGTAAGGAGCTCAATGTTATTATCCCAAACTATAATAACAAATTGCCTGGAAGGGCAAGTTCGTAGAGAGCGGTTATTCTTTCCCGTTCTTGCAACAGATCCGGCTTTGGAATCTCAATTCTGAATAtgaggaaaatggaaaaaataccatgattgagagaaaatttggaaaaaaaaaatataaaaaagcttctttttttatttcttcttttttcttttgcaaaggTTATGTATGTGTTTTTTCTTGAATCAAAATCCATTGACAAACTTATCAagttttttacaattttgatGTTGTATATGATTCTTTGCGGAGTTTTGAATGTATGACATTAACCctttaattgtttgattttctttattgtaAAGCATAAATCGATGATTTCGAATCCTGGTTTGGTTTTTTATGCATGTTTTGCAAAAGGGTCAATAATTCTTGGggaattttcatcaaaagagCCTACGATATCAGAAACTTTAGCCCAAGAATGCATTGATAAGACCCCACGACATCATTTAATGTTCTCCCATACAGTTTGCAAAAGAACTTATGCCTTTTTAATCAATGGCCCTCTTACCTATTTTGTCATCCATGATGAAGATCTTCACAAAGGAGAGTCGTTTTGGTTCCTGAATCGGGTTAAGTCTGCTTTTGAGGAGATTTTTGAAACTAGGTCGATCTTGAATTTTGATAATGTCAGCAATCACTGCTTTCAAGCTCATTTCGATGCGGTTTTCTGTGAAATAATGGGTTTGGATTTGGGTTTCTCGAGTTCTTCAAGGAGTGGGTCAAAAGATGGTCGCAGTTCCAGTGTTGATTCATCTAAAAGCAGGAGGACGGTGCTGGCTCCGTTGCTTGGGGAGCCGTGTAAAGGgctgaagaaaaagaagagatcGAATGGCGAGAGCGAGGCTATGAGTCGGGAATTTAGTGATGTTAATGAGGAGAAGAAGG encodes:
- the LOC102630319 gene encoding phytolongin Phyl2.2; translation: MISNPGLVFYACFAKGSIILGEFSSKEPTISETLAQECIDKTPRHHLMFSHTVCKRTYAFLINGPLTYFVIHDEDLHKGESFWFLNRVKSAFEEIFETRSILNFDNVSNHCFQAHFDAVFCEIMGLDLGFSSSSRSGSKDGRSSSVDSSKSRRTVLAPLLGEPCKGLKKKKRSNGESEAMSREFSDVNEEKKVDVCDDVTVQKNALYSGDHRQKAKQIWKKHVWIVLGLDLFVCAVLFGIWLWVCRGFRCING